Proteins encoded in a region of the Macrobrachium nipponense isolate FS-2020 chromosome 39, ASM1510439v2, whole genome shotgun sequence genome:
- the LOC135210015 gene encoding protein PTHB1-like produces the protein MYFFFTDNFIHMCVGTYTSTLLVYRETELKWASQLPFPPVALARSDFTAYRFLRGIKGAAVSLGDAGQLQVSYLGTDPSLFVAPPAETREINYDQTDKELAQLHRIIKASTKDTGTLVGMNRGDNDLLVTGSIGTQLERWLGTTKIQDPEGVPAVPVVVRLTAHIPLNCVRVNICVEKPLAVTQDTFVLRTICDTSQIMVKIYLAESYIPTSLKVAIIASYVNQSGAPRVITASMEVPLRLVVKPSAPTKEADHKITIATNKAAVNLPELFPDFGLDGSVTTATWTWGQVIMVALEVTILSSRTTNRYRLQSDSLAALWLILSEVTQRLRSYWGHSSRKDGEELELGVASAVPVHELFSEIDAHFMRRKKLHELQVSSALCSGQLSFVQSHRRRLLTKFKDKTPTPLTNLDNLLEGTYKQILQITDVINENFRGLEEDGCILSCVVQVILELVRLQTKMADQEFMLLTAAVSPIVHSSMDQGWEETTDASVTFLLKTVLGRGSRDAAISPELMMPNDTIKLKKHLGILLEKILKTGAKLNINTPTTNNIEPIEDPHSGDEEVIASVPKEDTAQPEDHHDPTTVPLGSRLGEDRARSARIRSARLMSARRIPEQRSEDDESESPYTTDRGQGSIQVLESASEEPENLINFEDEEELGEGENSAQDIEDTPADEEEALPDTGNDSELPDPGNEDATSSPGDEDATSNHGNDDASQMEVKGTEEDDQESEILNFSEAKNKGDKSILTKSEPLRRDIEKLKKQTSKDNLIESPSDVLVDGDLDDLW, from the exons atgtattttttttttacagacaattTTATTCATATGTGCGTTGGGACATACACAAGCACCCTACTTGTTTATCGAGAAACAGAACTAAAGTGGGCTTCCCAGCTTCCATTTCCTCCTGTGGCTCTTGCTAGGTCAGATTTTACG GCTTACAGATTTTTAAGG GGTATTAAAGGTGCTGCTGTATCTTTGGGGGATGCTGGGCAACTTCAGGTATCATATCTGGGTACAGATCCTTCCCTCTTTGTTGCACCGCCAGCAGAAACCAGAGAGATTAACTATGACCAGACTGACAAAGAATTGGCTCAGCTTCACAGGATCATTAAAGCATCCACAAAAGATACAG GAACTCTTGTTGGAATGAATCGAGGGGATAATGACTTACTGGTGACAGGGTCTATTGGCACACAATTGGAAAGATGGCTAGGCACCACAAAGATACAAGATCCTGAGGGTGTGCCAGCAGTACCAGTAGTTGTGCGACTAACAGCTCACATCCCACTGAATTGTGTCAGAGTTAACATCTGTGTAGAAAAGCCTCTGGCTGTAACTCAAGATACATTTGTGCTTAGAACAATAT GTGACACAAGCCAGATCATGGTGAAAATATACTTGGCCGAGAGTTACATTCCTACGAGTCTAAAAGTGGCCATTATTGCATCATATGTCAATCAGAGTGGAGCTCCTCGTGTCATTACTGCTTCT ATGGAAGTTCCCCTCCGTTTGGTTGTCAAGCCTAGTGCACCAACCAAAGAAGCTGACCACAAGATAACAATTGCAACAAATAAAGCTGCTGTAAATCTTCCAGAGCTTTTCCCAG aCTTTGGCTTAGATGGAAGTGTAACGACTGCCACTTGGACTTGGGGGCAGGTTATTATGGTGGCCCTTGAAGTTACGATTCTCTCCTCAAGGACAACCAACAGATATCGTTTACAATCAGACAG tttgGCTGCTCTGTGGTTGATTCTCAGCGAAGTCACTCAGCGCCTTAGAAGTTACTGGGGCCATTCTTCTCGcaaagatggagaggaactggAACTAGGAGTTGCTTCAGCTGTGCCAGTTCACGAATTATTTTCTGAGATTGATGCTCACTTCATGAGGAGAAAGAAACTCCATGAGTTGCAGGTCA gCTCAGCTTTGTGCAGCGGGCAACTCAGTTTCGTGCAGTCCCATCGCCGCCGTTTACTGACCAAATTCAAGGATAAGACGCCGACACCTCTCACTAACCTTGATAACTTACTTGAAGGAACATACAAGCAGATATTGCAGATCACAGATGTCATTAATGAAAATTTTAGG GGACTTGAAGAAGATGGGTGCATTTTAAGCTGCGTGGTGCAAGTGATTCTTGAACTTGTACGATTGCAAACAAAGATGGCAGATCAAGAGTTCATGCTGCTAACTGCTGCTGTTTCACCAATTGTGCATTCTAGTATGGATCAG GGCTGGGAGGAGACGACTGATGCCAGTGTGACATTCCTGCTCAAAACTGTTCTAGGTCGAGGGAGTAGGGACGCAGCAATATCACCTGAATTGATGATGCCAAATGACACAATCAAATTGAAGAAGCATTTAGGCATACTTCTTgaaaagatcttaaaaactgGAGCCAAGTTGAATATAAATACTCCTACAACTAATAATATAG AACCTATAGAAGACCCACATTCAGGAGATGAAGAAGTAATTGCTTCTGTTCCAAAGGAAGACACAGCTCAACCTGAAGATCATCATGACCCAACGACTGTGCCGCTCGGCTCACGGCTGGGTGAAGATCGTGCTCGCTCGGCTAGAATCAGATCGGCTCGTCTCATGTCCGCTCGCAGGATTCCGGAACAGAGAAGTGAGGATGATG AGTCCGAAAGCCCATATACTACTGATAGGGGGCAAGGATCAATACAAGTTTTAGAGTCTGCAAGTGAAGAACCAGAAAATCTGATAAActtcgaagatgaagaagaattagggGAAGGGGAAAACTCAGCACAAGATATTGAAGATACTCCTGCTGATGAAGAGGAAGCTTTGCCCGATACCGGTAACGACAGCGAGTTGCCTGATCCTGGTAATGAAGATGCAACCTCCAGTCCTGGTGATGAAGATGCAACATCAAATCATGGAAATGACGATGCTTCACAAATGGAAGTTAAAGGTACTGAAGAAGATGATCAAGAAagtgaaattttgaatttttcagaAGCTAAGAATAAAGGTGACAAATCCATCCTCACAAAATCAGAGCCATTAAGAAGAGATATAGAAAAACTCAAGAAGCAAACTTCAAAAGATAATTTGATAGAAAGTCCTAGTGATGTGTTAGTTGATGGAGACCTGGATGACCTATGGTAA